A genome region from Cyanobacteria bacterium QS_8_64_29 includes the following:
- a CDS encoding mannose-1-phosphate guanylyltransferase codes for MRAVLMAGGSGTRLRPLTCDLPKPMVPVLNRPIAEHIIRLLKRHGVEEIVATLHYIPDAIRDYFQDGSEFGVSMTYAIEQDQALGTAGSVKNISNLLDESFIVISGDSITDFDLSAALAFHRQKQSKATLVLARVPNPVDFGVVITDSDYRINRFLEKPASSEIFSDTVNTGTYILEPEVLDYLPEGEESDFSTDLFPQLLAQGDPMYGFIADGYWCDVGHLNAYRESQYDALNGQVALEFDYPQREAGLWVGERTAIDPSAQIEGPVAIGNNCRIGPNVKIGAGTVLGDDVTVGAEADLKHPVVWSGATIGEQASLRACTIARGCRVGRRAQVLEGATVGTLSTVGEEALIASNVRVWPNKRIESGAILNISLIWGNMAQRNLFGQQGVTGIANIDITPEFAVKLGAAYGSTLPPGASVTVSRDQRSVSRMVTRSLVSGLMSAGVNIQNLEATAVPIARTLVPQLGVWGGIHVRLHPSRTDSMLLEFFDASGIDLPKAKEKKLEGTYFKEDLRRVQIPDIGNMTYPSQILDAYSRGFEANLNVEAVRNSRAKVVIDYAYAVSGAVLPRLMAKFGCDAVVLNATLSQTALSAQERETLLGQLGQVVGALSATFGAQVAANGEQLTLVDETGTPIRGELLTALMVETLLASHPRRTVVVPVHAASTVERIAERHGGNVVRTKANPTALMEAIQQRPNAILGGSGETGFIFPQLHPGFDAMFCIAKLIELITVQERSLAEIRKGLPQVCHQSHTMHCPWAVKGSLMRHLVETHAADHLALIDGVKIAHGSGDDWVLVLPDASEPLVHVFANGEDRDWVERILQDYCQRVQDFIEREQAVEVGSA; via the coding sequence ATGCGGGCAGTGTTGATGGCGGGCGGCTCGGGGACAAGGTTGAGGCCGCTGACTTGCGATTTGCCCAAGCCCATGGTGCCGGTGCTCAACCGCCCCATTGCCGAGCACATCATCCGCTTGCTCAAGCGGCACGGCGTTGAGGAAATCGTTGCAACGCTCCACTACATTCCCGATGCCATCCGCGACTACTTTCAGGATGGCAGCGAGTTTGGAGTCTCGATGACCTACGCCATCGAGCAAGACCAAGCGCTGGGCACGGCCGGATCGGTCAAAAACATCAGCAACTTGCTCGATGAGAGTTTTATCGTCATCAGCGGTGACAGCATCACCGATTTCGATCTGAGCGCGGCCCTCGCCTTTCACCGGCAAAAGCAGTCCAAGGCAACGCTGGTGCTCGCGCGCGTGCCCAATCCGGTGGACTTTGGCGTCGTCATTACCGATAGCGACTACCGCATCAACCGCTTCCTGGAAAAGCCGGCTAGCAGCGAAATCTTTTCGGATACGGTCAACACCGGCACCTACATCCTAGAGCCCGAGGTGCTGGACTACCTGCCCGAGGGCGAAGAGAGCGACTTCTCCACCGATCTGTTCCCGCAACTGCTGGCCCAGGGCGACCCCATGTACGGCTTTATTGCCGACGGTTACTGGTGCGATGTCGGCCACCTCAACGCCTATCGCGAGTCCCAGTACGACGCGCTCAACGGGCAGGTGGCGCTCGAGTTTGACTATCCACAGCGTGAGGCGGGACTCTGGGTGGGCGAGCGCACCGCTATCGATCCCAGCGCCCAGATTGAGGGCCCCGTTGCGATCGGCAATAACTGCCGCATTGGCCCCAACGTCAAAATCGGCGCCGGAACGGTGTTGGGGGACGACGTCACAGTAGGCGCCGAAGCCGATCTCAAGCACCCGGTGGTCTGGAGTGGGGCCACCATCGGCGAGCAGGCCAGCCTGCGAGCTTGCACCATCGCGCGCGGCTGCCGCGTCGGCCGCCGCGCCCAAGTCCTGGAAGGGGCGACGGTGGGCACGCTCTCGACAGTGGGCGAGGAAGCCCTGATCGCCTCCAACGTCCGCGTCTGGCCCAACAAGCGCATCGAGTCGGGGGCCATCCTCAACATCAGCTTGATTTGGGGCAACATGGCCCAGCGCAACCTGTTCGGGCAGCAGGGGGTGACCGGCATTGCCAACATCGACATCACCCCTGAATTCGCCGTCAAGCTGGGGGCGGCTTACGGTTCCACCCTGCCGCCGGGCGCGAGCGTGACAGTCTCGCGTGACCAGCGCAGCGTCTCGCGCATGGTGACGCGCTCGCTGGTATCGGGGTTGATGTCGGCTGGGGTCAACATTCAAAACCTAGAGGCCACGGCCGTTCCCATTGCACGGACCTTGGTGCCGCAGTTGGGGGTCTGGGGCGGCATTCACGTACGGCTCCATCCCAGCCGAACCGACAGCATGCTGCTGGAGTTTTTTGACGCCAGCGGCATCGATTTGCCCAAGGCCAAAGAAAAGAAATTGGAGGGCACCTACTTCAAAGAGGATCTGCGGCGCGTGCAAATTCCCGATATTGGGAACATGACCTATCCCAGCCAGATTCTGGATGCCTACAGCCGCGGGTTTGAGGCCAACCTCAACGTCGAGGCGGTGCGCAACAGCCGCGCCAAGGTCGTCATTGACTATGCCTATGCGGTCTCGGGGGCCGTCCTGCCGCGCCTGATGGCCAAATTCGGCTGCGATGCCGTGGTGCTCAACGCCACGCTCAGCCAGACGGCCCTCTCGGCCCAGGAGCGCGAGACCCTGCTCGGCCAGCTGGGCCAGGTGGTGGGGGCCCTGAGCGCCACTTTTGGCGCGCAAGTGGCAGCCAACGGCGAGCAGCTAACGCTGGTGGACGAGACCGGCACGCCCATTCGCGGCGAGCTGCTGACGGCGCTGATGGTGGAGACCCTGTTGGCCTCGCACCCGCGCCGCACGGTCGTGGTGCCGGTGCATGCCGCCAGCACGGTCGAGCGCATTGCCGAACGACACGGCGGCAATGTCGTGCGCACCAAAGCCAATCCCACGGCCCTGATGGAAGCCATCCAGCAGCGGCCCAATGCCATTTTGGGCGGCAGTGGCGAGACGGGCTTTATCTTTCCGCAGCTGCATCCGGGCTTCGATGCCATGTTCTGCATTGCCAAGCTCATCGAGCTGATCACCGTGCAGGAGCGCTCGCTGGCCGAGATCCGCAAGGGGCTGCCCCAGGTCTGCCACCAATCCCACACCATGCACTGCCCCTGGGCCGTCAAGGGCAGCCTGATGCGCCACTTGGTTGAGACGCACGCTGCCGATCACCTAGCGCTGATCGATGGCGTCAAGATCGCCCACGGGAGCGGCGACGACTGGGTGCTGGTGCTGCCGGATGCCAGCGAGCCGCTGGTGCACGTCTTTGCCAACGGTGAGGACCGCGACTGGGTGGAGCGGATACTGCAGGATTACTGCCAGCGCGTGCAAGACTTCATCGAGCGCGAGCAGGCGGTTGAGGTGGGCAGCGCCTGA
- a CDS encoding F0F1 ATP synthase subunit gamma — MANLKSIRDRISSVQNTQKITEAMRLVAAAKVRRAQEQVTSTRPFADRLAQVLYGLQARLQFEDLDLPLLQQREPNTVALLVVSGDRGLCGAYNSNIIKRAERRAQQLQAEGINYQYVLVGSKAIQHFQRRNAPIDATYANLEQIPTAGEASQIADELLSLFLSESVDRVELIYTKFVSLVSSRPVVQTLLPLDPQGLEPSDDEIFRLTTRGGDFQVERESVSAEVRSFPQDMIFEQDPAQILDALLPLYLNNQLLRALQEAAASELAARMTAMNNASDNAQELIQNLTVQYNKARQAAITQEILEVVSGAEALNE; from the coding sequence ATGGCGAATCTCAAAAGCATCCGCGATCGCATCAGCTCGGTCCAAAACACCCAAAAAATTACAGAAGCCATGCGCCTGGTCGCTGCGGCCAAGGTGCGGCGCGCCCAAGAGCAGGTCACCTCCACGCGCCCCTTTGCCGATCGCCTGGCCCAGGTGCTCTACGGGCTGCAAGCGCGCCTGCAGTTCGAGGACCTGGATCTGCCGCTGCTGCAGCAGCGGGAGCCCAACACGGTGGCGCTATTGGTGGTCTCGGGCGATCGCGGCCTCTGCGGTGCCTACAACAGCAACATCATCAAGCGCGCCGAGCGCCGCGCCCAACAGCTGCAAGCTGAGGGCATCAACTACCAATACGTGCTGGTGGGCAGCAAAGCCATCCAGCACTTCCAGCGGCGCAACGCGCCCATTGATGCCACCTACGCCAACTTAGAGCAAATTCCCACTGCGGGCGAGGCCTCCCAGATCGCCGACGAGCTGCTGTCGCTGTTTCTGTCGGAGTCCGTCGACCGGGTGGAGCTGATCTACACCAAATTCGTTTCGCTGGTGAGCTCGCGCCCGGTGGTCCAGACCCTGCTGCCGCTCGATCCGCAAGGGCTGGAACCCTCGGACGACGAGATCTTTCGCCTGACCACACGCGGCGGCGACTTCCAGGTGGAGCGGGAATCGGTCAGCGCCGAGGTGCGGTCGTTCCCGCAGGATATGATCTTCGAGCAGGATCCCGCCCAAATCCTGGATGCCCTGCTTCCGCTGTATCTCAACAACCAACTGCTGCGGGCGCTGCAAGAGGCAGCCGCTAGCGAGCTCGCCGCTCGCATGACTGCCATGAACAACGCCAGCGACAATGCCCAAGAGCTGATCCAAAACCTGACCGTGCAGTACAACAAGGCGCGGCAGGCAGCCATCACCCAAGAAATTCTGGAGGTCGTCTCGGGGGCCGAGGCCCTCAACGAATGA
- a CDS encoding cobalt-precorrin-6A reductase gives MGRIWLIGGTRDSARAAEVIAALGLPCTVTVASAPAAALYPQTPYLQVRVGRMAPEALDGFLQQAGIAAVVDASHPHASAISQGAMTAAARQGVPYLRYERPELPAGAGTSEFPNFEALLASDRLRGERVLLAVGYRPLARFAPWQEAATLFARVLPRAPSLQAAQEAGFSPDRIVALRPPLGAELERALWRHWQVSLVVTKASGSTGGEAIKRRVAAELGVPLIAIARPQLAYPQQTSELQEVVAFCRRQLAP, from the coding sequence ATGGGACGCATCTGGCTCATTGGGGGCACCCGCGATAGCGCCCGCGCAGCCGAGGTGATCGCAGCCCTGGGCCTCCCCTGCACCGTCACGGTGGCGAGCGCACCGGCAGCAGCCCTCTACCCCCAGACCCCTTACCTGCAGGTCCGCGTGGGCCGCATGGCGCCAGAGGCGCTGGATGGGTTCTTGCAGCAGGCGGGCATCGCGGCGGTGGTCGATGCCTCCCACCCCCATGCCAGCGCCATCTCGCAGGGGGCCATGACAGCGGCAGCGCGGCAGGGGGTTCCCTACCTGCGCTACGAGCGCCCCGAGTTACCCGCGGGCGCTGGCACGAGCGAGTTCCCCAACTTCGAGGCGCTCCTGGCCAGCGATCGCCTGCGGGGCGAGCGCGTGCTGCTGGCGGTAGGGTATCGCCCCCTGGCGCGCTTTGCCCCCTGGCAAGAGGCAGCAACGCTGTTCGCGCGGGTGCTGCCCAGGGCGCCATCGCTGCAAGCCGCACAAGAAGCAGGCTTTAGCCCGGATCGCATCGTGGCGCTGCGGCCGCCGCTGGGTGCCGAGCTGGAGCGGGCGCTCTGGCGGCACTGGCAGGTTTCGTTGGTGGTAACTAAAGCCTCGGGTAGTACTGGCGGCGAAGCCATCAAACGGCGCGTTGCCGCGGAGCTGGGCGTGCCGCTGATCGCGATCGCGCGGCCGCAGCTAGCCTACCCGCAGCAAACGAGCGAGCTGCAGGAAGTGGTGGCCTTTTGCCGCCGCCAGCTAGCACCATAA
- a CDS encoding ferredoxin, with protein sequence MSATHTVELYHRGETYTLAVPEDQTILEAAYAADIDLPSACQSGVCTTCAARVLSGSVDQSEGMSVSPELQQEGYALLCVAYPRSELAIESEHEETVYQRQFAQPS encoded by the coding sequence ATGTCCGCAACCCATACGGTCGAGCTCTACCACCGCGGCGAGACCTACACCCTCGCGGTGCCGGAAGACCAAACCATTTTGGAGGCCGCTTACGCGGCCGATATCGATCTGCCCAGTGCCTGCCAGTCTGGGGTGTGCACGACCTGCGCCGCGCGCGTCCTGTCGGGGAGCGTCGACCAAAGCGAGGGGATGAGCGTCTCGCCCGAGCTGCAGCAAGAGGGCTACGCGCTGCTGTGCGTCGCTTACCCGCGCTCCGAGCTCGCCATTGAGTCCGAGCACGAAGAGACGGTCTACCAGCGGCAGTTCGCTCAACCCTCCTGA
- the atpA gene encoding F0F1 ATP synthase subunit alpha, giving the protein MVSIKPDEISSVIRQQIEQYDQQVQVSNVGTVLQVGDGVARIYGLDQVMASELLEFEDGTVGIALNLEEDNVGAVLMGDGIGIQEGSSVTATGRIAQVPVGDALIGRVVDTLARPLDGKGEIQTSESRLIESPAPGIIDRQSVDEPLQTGITAIDTMIPIGRGQRELIIGDRQTGKTAIGIDTILNQKNEDVICIYVAIGQKASTVAQIASQLEEAGALDYTTIVAANANDPATLQYLAPYAAASMAEHFMYQGKSTLVVFDDLTKQAQSYRQLSLLLRRPPGREAYPGDVFYLHSRLLERAAKLNDELGGGSMTALPIIETQAGDVSAYIPTNVISITDGQIFLSSDLFNAGNRPAINVGISVSRVGSSAQIKAVKQVAGKLKLELAQFAELEAFSQFASDLDKSTQQQLARGQRLREMLKQSQNNPLSVPEQIAVVYAGTNGYLDDLPLEQVTDFISGLRRYVTDSKPQFGEVITSEKKMTDEADRLVREAISEYKQTFQASAS; this is encoded by the coding sequence ATGGTTAGCATCAAACCGGACGAAATCAGCAGCGTCATTCGCCAGCAAATCGAGCAGTACGACCAGCAGGTCCAGGTCTCCAACGTGGGGACAGTCCTGCAAGTAGGCGATGGCGTCGCCCGCATCTACGGCCTGGATCAGGTCATGGCGAGCGAGCTGCTCGAGTTTGAAGACGGCACGGTGGGCATTGCGCTCAACCTGGAAGAAGACAACGTCGGCGCCGTGCTCATGGGCGATGGCATCGGCATTCAGGAAGGCAGCTCGGTGACCGCTACCGGCCGGATCGCTCAGGTGCCGGTGGGTGACGCCCTCATCGGCCGGGTCGTCGACACGCTGGCGCGCCCCCTCGATGGCAAGGGCGAGATTCAAACCAGCGAGAGCCGGCTGATCGAGTCGCCAGCACCCGGCATTATCGATCGGCAATCGGTTGACGAACCGCTCCAAACCGGGATCACGGCCATCGACACCATGATCCCCATCGGGCGAGGCCAGCGCGAGCTCATCATCGGCGATCGCCAAACCGGCAAGACGGCCATCGGCATCGACACCATCCTCAATCAGAAAAACGAGGATGTCATCTGCATCTACGTTGCCATCGGCCAGAAAGCCTCGACCGTGGCGCAAATCGCAAGCCAGCTGGAGGAAGCCGGCGCGCTGGACTACACCACCATCGTGGCGGCCAATGCCAACGACCCGGCCACGCTGCAGTACCTGGCCCCCTACGCGGCCGCCAGCATGGCCGAGCACTTTATGTACCAGGGCAAATCCACCCTGGTGGTGTTCGACGACCTAACCAAGCAAGCCCAATCCTACCGGCAGCTGTCGCTGCTGCTGCGCCGCCCGCCGGGCCGCGAAGCCTACCCGGGGGACGTGTTCTACCTGCACTCGCGCCTGCTGGAGCGGGCCGCCAAGCTCAACGACGAACTGGGCGGCGGCAGCATGACGGCGCTGCCCATCATCGAGACCCAGGCCGGCGACGTTTCGGCCTACATCCCCACCAACGTCATCTCCATTACTGACGGCCAGATCTTTCTGTCCTCGGATTTGTTCAACGCCGGCAATCGGCCCGCCATCAACGTGGGCATCTCGGTCTCGCGGGTGGGCTCCTCGGCCCAAATCAAGGCCGTCAAGCAGGTAGCCGGCAAGCTCAAACTGGAGCTGGCCCAGTTTGCCGAGCTCGAGGCCTTTTCGCAGTTCGCCTCCGATCTGGACAAATCCACTCAGCAGCAGCTAGCTCGCGGCCAGCGGCTGCGCGAGATGCTCAAGCAGTCGCAGAACAACCCCCTCTCAGTCCCCGAGCAGATTGCGGTGGTCTATGCCGGTACCAATGGCTACCTCGATGACTTGCCCCTGGAGCAGGTGACCGACTTCATCTCGGGGCTGCGCCGCTACGTCACCGACAGCAAGCCACAATTCGGCGAGGTCATTACCAGCGAGAAAAAGATGACCGACGAAGCCGATCGGCTCGTGCGCGAGGCCATCAGCGAGTACAAGCAAACCTTCCAGGCCTCGGCCAGCTAA
- a CDS encoding F0F1 ATP synthase subunit delta translates to MTSSRLSAEVVEPYADALMSLARAHNLTECFGQDLRSLLELLEGSQELQAFLANPLIAAGDKQAVLQRIAGDSTHSYLQNFLRLLADKKRLMFAAGIARRYLALLRELNQTALAQVTAAAELSESQRQQVTERVKAMTGARDVELELSYDPELIGGVIVQVGSQVLDASLRGQLRRMSLQMSGAVG, encoded by the coding sequence ATGACAAGCAGCCGCTTGAGCGCCGAGGTTGTCGAGCCCTACGCCGACGCCCTGATGTCGCTGGCGCGCGCCCATAACCTGACCGAGTGCTTCGGTCAGGACCTGCGCAGCTTGCTGGAGCTCCTGGAGGGCTCCCAAGAGCTGCAGGCCTTTTTGGCCAATCCGTTGATCGCGGCCGGCGACAAACAAGCCGTCCTGCAAAGGATTGCCGGTGACAGCACCCATTCCTACCTGCAGAACTTTCTGCGGCTGCTGGCCGATAAAAAGCGCCTAATGTTCGCCGCCGGCATTGCCCGCCGCTACCTGGCGCTGCTGCGCGAGCTCAATCAGACGGCCCTGGCGCAAGTAACCGCAGCTGCCGAGCTGAGCGAGTCCCAGCGCCAGCAGGTCACCGAGCGCGTCAAGGCCATGACCGGTGCGCGCGATGTCGAGCTCGAGCTCAGCTACGATCCCGAGCTCATTGGCGGGGTGATCGTGCAGGTGGGCTCGCAGGTGCTCGATGCCAGCCTGCGCGGGCAGCTGCGCCGCATGAGCCTGCAGATGAGCGGCGCCGTCGGCTAG
- a CDS encoding single-stranded DNA-binding protein, translating into MNSCILMAQVASAPELRYTQDNQTPVAEMLVEFPGLRQDDPPATVKVVGWGNLATRIQQERAVGDRLIIEGRLQMNAIDRPEGFKEKRTELIAYRIHPLAALASASAGEAETGATGSSEAGTAARVPETSAAAESEANLDDIPF; encoded by the coding sequence ATGAATAGCTGCATCCTGATGGCGCAGGTCGCCAGCGCACCGGAGCTGCGCTACACCCAGGACAACCAGACCCCGGTGGCCGAGATGCTGGTGGAGTTTCCGGGGTTGCGCCAGGACGATCCCCCGGCCACGGTCAAAGTCGTTGGCTGGGGCAACTTGGCCACCCGGATCCAGCAGGAGCGCGCCGTTGGCGATCGCCTCATCATTGAGGGGCGCCTGCAAATGAACGCCATCGACCGGCCGGAGGGATTTAAAGAGAAGCGGACCGAGCTGATTGCCTACCGCATCCATCCCCTAGCGGCGCTGGCCAGTGCCTCAGCGGGCGAGGCCGAAACCGGCGCCACCGGATCGAGCGAGGCCGGTACAGCCGCCCGAGTGCCCGAGACCAGTGCCGCTGCCGAGTCCGAGGCCAACCTCGACGACATCCCCTTCTAG
- a CDS encoding F0F1 ATP synthase subunit B' has product MMGMVLLAAEAAPASEAGLFNFDATLPLMAIQFLILVAILNAVFYKPLTQAIDGRAEYVRQTLEAAREREQQAQQLAQQYEDRLKEARQQSQQIVAEAQEQAQQQASDKIARAQQEVQSQREEAAEEVRAQKREALQSLEQQADALSGQILAKLVPEWGNGQRTGKG; this is encoded by the coding sequence ATGATGGGAATGGTTCTGCTAGCCGCTGAGGCGGCGCCGGCATCGGAAGCGGGCCTGTTCAATTTCGATGCCACCTTGCCGCTGATGGCAATCCAGTTTTTGATCTTGGTCGCCATCCTCAATGCCGTTTTCTACAAGCCCCTAACGCAGGCGATCGACGGGCGCGCCGAATACGTCCGCCAAACGCTGGAAGCGGCGCGCGAGCGCGAGCAGCAAGCGCAACAGCTCGCCCAACAGTACGAGGATCGCCTCAAAGAGGCGCGCCAGCAGTCGCAGCAGATTGTTGCCGAGGCCCAGGAGCAGGCCCAGCAGCAAGCTAGCGACAAAATTGCCCGCGCCCAGCAGGAAGTGCAAAGCCAGCGCGAGGAAGCTGCTGAGGAAGTCAGGGCCCAAAAGCGCGAAGCGCTCCAGTCGCTGGAGCAGCAAGCTGATGCGCTCAGCGGTCAAATTCTGGCGAAATTGGTTCCCGAGTGGGGGAACGGGCAACGCACAGGTAAAGGATGA
- a CDS encoding heme iron utilization protein, producing MPEAFPPEVRDRICQHMNQDHGDALVLYAQTFGDAPATESARLVSIDRNGMDLAAQLGDCQVPLRITFDHPLEGAEDAHYTLIDMLQRARQQQEASG from the coding sequence ATGCCCGAAGCCTTCCCGCCCGAGGTGCGCGATCGCATCTGCCAGCACATGAACCAGGACCACGGCGATGCCCTGGTGCTCTACGCGCAAACCTTCGGCGATGCCCCCGCCACTGAATCGGCGCGCCTGGTCTCCATCGACCGCAACGGCATGGATCTGGCGGCGCAGCTCGGCGATTGCCAGGTTCCGCTCCGCATTACCTTCGACCATCCCCTCGAGGGGGCTGAGGATGCCCACTACACCCTCATTGACATGCTGCAGCGCGCCCGGCAGCAGCAGGAGGCTAGCGGTTGA
- a CDS encoding CPBP family intramembrane metalloprotease, translated as MPDSNTPEIDPLTRPQVLAVMGMTAVLLLAVTKAWQALGSPALLPWRASAPALGLGLALALAIAGASSLLYRWWPAYRRSARAYLTLVLEPLVWPDLIWLGLLPGLSEELLFRGLMLPALGGDAAAVAVTSLLFGSLHLGGIQQWPYVVWATCVGALLGTAAVLSGNLLVPIVAHVTTNWISSALWKLNR; from the coding sequence GTGCCTGACTCCAACACCCCCGAGATCGATCCGCTCACGCGCCCGCAAGTCCTAGCCGTCATGGGCATGACGGCCGTGCTGTTGCTGGCAGTAACCAAAGCCTGGCAGGCGCTGGGCTCGCCGGCGCTGCTGCCGTGGCGCGCGAGCGCGCCGGCGCTGGGCTTGGGGCTGGCACTGGCGCTAGCAATCGCGGGGGCGAGCAGCCTGCTCTATCGCTGGTGGCCGGCTTACCGCCGCAGCGCCCGCGCCTACCTGACGCTGGTGCTGGAGCCGCTGGTGTGGCCGGATCTGATCTGGTTGGGGCTGCTGCCGGGCCTGAGCGAGGAGTTGCTATTCCGGGGCTTGATGCTGCCGGCGCTGGGCGGCGATGCCGCCGCCGTGGCCGTCACTAGCTTGCTGTTTGGCAGCCTGCACCTGGGCGGCATCCAACAGTGGCCCTACGTCGTCTGGGCCACCTGCGTGGGCGCGCTGCTGGGCACAGCTGCCGTCCTGAGCGGCAACTTACTGGTGCCCATCGTGGCGCACGTGACCACCAACTGGATCTCCAGCGCGCTCTGGAAGCTCAACCGCTAG
- the atpF gene encoding ATP synthase F0 subunit B, whose product MANLEAYAPTLVAAAEGGGLHFNFDPLETNAINLLLILGILYYFGRRFLGNILSQRRSRIEGDIQQAEQRASDAAATLADAQKKLEQAQDEAQRIRESAQQSAQNVKQRILDETDREIERMRQSAVQDVDAERDRAVREIRERVAALAMERAEQQLRQRLDASLQQKLIDRSLAQLGGKQ is encoded by the coding sequence ATGGCAAACCTAGAAGCGTACGCACCCACATTGGTGGCAGCGGCCGAAGGCGGCGGCCTCCACTTCAACTTCGATCCGCTCGAGACCAACGCGATCAACCTGCTCCTCATTCTGGGCATCCTGTATTACTTCGGCCGCCGGTTTTTGGGCAACATCCTCAGCCAGCGGCGCTCGCGCATTGAGGGCGACATCCAACAAGCCGAGCAGCGCGCTTCGGATGCTGCCGCCACGCTGGCCGATGCCCAAAAGAAGCTCGAGCAAGCCCAAGATGAGGCCCAGCGCATCCGCGAATCGGCCCAGCAAAGCGCCCAAAACGTCAAGCAGCGCATCCTGGACGAAACCGATCGCGAAATCGAGCGCATGCGGCAGTCGGCAGTGCAGGATGTGGATGCTGAGCGCGATCGCGCCGTTCGCGAGATCCGCGAGCGGGTCGCAGCGCTGGCCATGGAGCGGGCGGAGCAGCAGCTGCGGCAGCGCCTGGATGCCTCGCTCCAACAGAAACTGATCGATCGCTCGCTAGCGCAGTTGGGAGGCAAGCAATGA
- a CDS encoding trans-splicing intein-formed DNA polymerase III subunit alpha C-terminal partner DnaE-C (main replicative polymerase) gives MAKIVSRRPLGQQPVYDIGVARDHNFVLADGSVASNCFNKSHSTAYAYITYQTAYLKANYPVEYMAALLSANSDSTDKIERYIETCQRMAIAVEPPDINRSQVSFTPVGDAILFGLSAVRNVGHSAIENILAAREQAGGAFQSLADLCARVDLQTVNRRALESLIYCGALDCLGSNRNQLICSLEPMLKWAQGRARARNSGQFSLFEADASSSETDGFADAPVLENVADFSPADKLKQEKDLLGFYVSDHPLKATRQAARVFAPVSLGELGGYEAKQAVSALALVAEAKPVTTKKGDRMAFVTLEDLSGQAEGVVFPDAYERIGSLLEADARLIVWGKVDWRNEQPQLLVDDAETVERVRMVVVDLTPQQAADRQALRRLQDTLQSQSGERAPARVPVVGAIGDGSRQQFVRFGPRYWVPDDGEAVERLNAMGFSARAAALMGQR, from the coding sequence AAACTGCTTTAACAAGTCCCACTCCACCGCCTACGCCTACATTACCTACCAGACGGCGTACCTCAAGGCCAATTACCCGGTGGAGTACATGGCCGCGCTGCTATCGGCCAACAGCGACAGTACCGACAAAATCGAAAGATACATCGAAACCTGCCAGCGGATGGCGATCGCGGTCGAGCCGCCCGATATCAACCGCTCGCAGGTGAGCTTCACCCCTGTGGGCGATGCCATTCTGTTTGGGCTCTCGGCGGTGCGCAACGTGGGTCACAGCGCCATCGAAAATATCCTGGCAGCGCGCGAGCAAGCCGGCGGGGCCTTCCAGTCGCTCGCCGATCTGTGCGCGCGCGTCGATTTGCAAACAGTCAACCGCCGCGCCCTGGAATCGCTGATCTACTGCGGTGCCCTGGACTGCCTGGGCAGCAACCGCAACCAGCTCATCTGCAGCCTCGAGCCCATGCTGAAGTGGGCCCAGGGCCGGGCGCGCGCGCGCAATAGCGGGCAGTTTAGCTTATTTGAGGCCGATGCCTCGAGTTCGGAGACGGATGGCTTCGCCGATGCCCCGGTCCTGGAAAACGTCGCCGATTTCTCGCCGGCGGATAAGCTCAAGCAAGAAAAGGACCTGCTGGGATTCTACGTCTCCGACCATCCGCTCAAAGCCACCCGCCAGGCCGCTCGGGTGTTTGCCCCCGTCAGCCTGGGCGAGCTGGGGGGCTACGAGGCCAAGCAAGCGGTCAGCGCGCTCGCCCTAGTGGCCGAAGCCAAGCCCGTCACGACCAAAAAAGGTGATCGCATGGCCTTCGTCACGCTCGAGGATCTCTCCGGGCAGGCCGAGGGTGTGGTCTTTCCGGATGCCTACGAGCGCATCGGATCGCTGCTGGAGGCGGACGCACGCCTGATCGTTTGGGGCAAAGTCGATTGGCGCAACGAGCAGCCGCAGCTGCTGGTCGACGATGCCGAGACCGTGGAGCGCGTCCGCATGGTGGTGGTGGATCTCACGCCGCAGCAGGCAGCCGACCGGCAAGCCTTGCGCCGGTTGCAAGATACCCTACAGTCGCAATCGGGCGAGCGCGCCCCGGCGCGCGTCCCGGTAGTAGGGGCCATTGGCGATGGCAGCCGCCAGCAATTCGTGCGCTTTGGGCCCCGCTACTGGGTGCCCGACGATGGCGAGGCCGTGGAGCGGCTCAACGCCATGGGCTTTAGCGCGCGGGCGGCTGCCTTGATGGGCCAGCGCTAG
- the atpE gene encoding ATP synthase F0 subunit C: protein MDITAASVVAAALAVGLAAIGPGVGQGNAAGQAVEGIARQPEAEGKIRGTLLLSLAFMEALTIYGLVVALVLLFANPFA, encoded by the coding sequence ATGGATATTACTGCTGCTTCCGTCGTTGCTGCGGCCCTCGCCGTTGGCCTGGCTGCCATCGGGCCGGGTGTGGGTCAAGGCAATGCCGCCGGTCAAGCCGTGGAAGGCATTGCCCGCCAGCCCGAGGCTGAGGGCAAGATTCGCGGCACCTTGCTGCTGAGCTTGGCCTTTATGGAGGCGCTCACCATTTACGGACTCGTTGTGGCGCTGGTGCTGCTGTTTGCCAATCCCTTCGCCTAA